A section of the Leptospira semungkisensis genome encodes:
- a CDS encoding SDR family oxidoreductase codes for MKIVVTGSLGHISRPLTEELVQKGHSVVVISSNPERKNEIEALGATAAIGKMQDSDFLAKIFHGADIVYAMEAVGFESFFDTSIDFVEEIHRIAKSYKEAILKSGIKKVIHLSSIGAHTDKGNGILAFHYDAENILRELPEDVSIKFMRPVGFYYNLFGFVQTMKTQGAIVSNYGGDEREPWVSPLDIAKVIAEEIENPFEGRSFRYIASDEVSPNEVAKILGEAIGKPDLEWMVISDEELMKGMIASGMTPKAAKGYTEMNASRRGGVLYEDYNRNKPVLGRTKLKDFAKDFAKVYNS; via the coding sequence ATGAAGATCGTAGTTACAGGTTCGTTAGGACATATTAGTAGGCCACTTACGGAAGAGTTGGTTCAAAAAGGACATTCGGTTGTAGTAATAAGCAGCAATCCGGAAAGGAAGAATGAGATAGAAGCATTGGGAGCTACTGCAGCTATCGGTAAAATGCAGGACAGTGATTTCTTAGCAAAGATCTTTCACGGTGCAGATATTGTGTATGCGATGGAAGCAGTCGGATTCGAAAGCTTCTTCGATACGAGCATAGACTTTGTAGAAGAGATTCATCGGATCGCAAAGAGTTATAAGGAAGCGATCTTGAAATCAGGAATAAAGAAAGTGATCCATCTGAGTAGCATCGGTGCTCATACCGATAAGGGAAATGGAATTCTTGCATTTCATTACGATGCGGAAAATATATTGAGAGAGTTGCCTGAGGATGTTTCCATTAAGTTCATGCGTCCGGTCGGCTTTTATTACAATCTGTTTGGGTTTGTGCAAACGATGAAGACACAAGGTGCTATTGTTTCCAATTATGGGGGAGACGAGAGAGAGCCTTGGGTATCACCTTTGGACATTGCGAAAGTAATAGCCGAAGAAATAGAAAATCCTTTCGAAGGCCGAAGCTTCCGTTACATTGCAAGTGATGAAGTTTCTCCAAATGAAGTAGCAAAGATCTTGGGGGAGGCGATCGGAAAGCCAGATCTGGAATGGATGGTCATTTCTGATGAAGAATTAATGAAAGGAATGATCGCCTCCGGAATGACTCCGAAGGCTGCCAAGGGTTATACTGAAATGAACGCATCCAGAAGAGGAGGCGTATTGTATGAGGATTATAACCGCAATAAGCCGGTCTTAGGAAGGACCAAGTTAAAAGACTTTGCAAAGGATTTTGCAAAAGTGTATAACTCATAA
- a CDS encoding efflux RND transporter permease subunit has translation MNEIVLIALKRPYTFVVLAILILLFGIQSIFKAPTDVFPNIKIPVISVVWGYQGMLPSDVAGRITYFFERALTSTVEGIKAINSRSYYGSSIINIELQPDTNLAGAEAEVAAISQTVVTSLPPDISPPMIMRLEASSVPVAMLQVTSEKMTPAELYNLAFMRIRSLLVTIPGAIIPQPYGGTPMQLLVSLDKQKLLSRNLSPMDVFKAFNEQSAVLPAGDQKIGKTDWMVMTNAIPLAVEDFNDIPIKRVGNSTFFMRDVANVALGGPPQLNSVLVDGKQSVLIVVMKSGEASTLDVVDGIRKVMPRIKQIAPDDVEIKMLNDASVFVKDSIENVVHEMVLAAGLTGLVVLLFLGSWRATTIIATSIPLSLLSSLIGLHMLHESINVMTLGGLALAVGILVDDATVMIENIDTHIEMGKPLETAIIDAANEIVIPTFVATLAIVIVWFPLFELSGVSGWLFKPMAEAVALAMIASFILSRTLVPTMAKYLLTAHDHGHGNGHGSHSKPSAKPSKQIHAVHHETFVTKRLNLPITLLGEAVGYLKRFQKSFEHGFTDFRERYYIILQRVIANRKKFVLVFLCIATGSLVLFYLNGRDFFPEIKAGTLQMHMRAPLGTRIEVSGRIATLVSEDIKKLLPDKVESVLSNCGLPVGPHNLAFIPTPTIGSQDCDLTIELKDEESPVWDYRQTLRKGLTELYPGTIFTFQPADLTAKILNFGSPSPIDIQINGMDLEQNFAFAQKLQGKLRTIPGSADVVIQQTMSTPTLLVNGNRSLGINVDLPLKAVAENMLLATSGSQQIDQEYWMDRKTGLSYQINIYVPQPQMRRTEDLLTVPINKGDLEDNSENRIQLLGNLATITPTGTPGLVTHQNLLPLIDVYVSAEGRDLGGVLSDAERIMESMKSELPRGAAIEILGQAETMRSAYIELLGGLVLAILLVYLLIVVNFQSWTDPFIIITALPGALAGIAWSLFLTRTYISVPALTGAIMCMGTATANSILVVSYARDRLMVHGDAVKAAIEAGYSRIRPVIMTASAMIIGMVPMSMSNSQNAPLGRAVIGGLLVATFATLFFVPCIYAIVYNNKSNAQKG, from the coding sequence ATGAATGAAATCGTTTTAATCGCACTCAAGAGACCTTACACTTTCGTGGTCCTTGCTATTCTGATCCTACTTTTCGGGATCCAATCTATCTTTAAGGCTCCGACAGACGTCTTTCCGAATATCAAGATACCGGTCATTTCGGTTGTATGGGGTTATCAGGGAATGCTTCCTTCCGACGTTGCAGGAAGGATTACTTACTTCTTCGAAAGAGCATTAACCAGTACTGTAGAAGGGATCAAGGCTATCAATAGTAGATCCTATTACGGAAGTAGTATCATCAATATCGAACTACAACCTGACACGAACCTTGCGGGAGCCGAAGCGGAGGTAGCGGCCATCTCGCAAACGGTGGTGACGTCCCTGCCTCCGGACATCTCACCACCTATGATCATGCGCTTGGAGGCGTCTTCCGTTCCTGTTGCTATGCTTCAGGTAACTTCGGAGAAGATGACTCCGGCAGAACTCTATAACCTTGCATTCATGAGGATTCGTTCCTTGCTCGTAACCATTCCTGGCGCGATCATTCCTCAGCCTTACGGCGGAACACCTATGCAGCTTTTAGTTTCTTTAGATAAGCAGAAGCTTCTCTCCAGGAATCTTTCTCCTATGGATGTGTTTAAGGCATTCAACGAACAGAGTGCAGTGTTACCTGCGGGAGACCAAAAGATCGGCAAGACAGATTGGATGGTAATGACAAATGCTATCCCTCTTGCTGTAGAAGATTTCAATGATATTCCTATTAAGCGAGTCGGCAATAGCACTTTCTTCATGAGAGACGTTGCAAACGTTGCCTTAGGCGGCCCTCCTCAGTTGAACTCCGTTCTCGTAGATGGAAAGCAATCCGTCCTAATCGTTGTAATGAAAAGTGGCGAGGCTTCCACATTGGACGTGGTTGACGGAATCCGCAAAGTAATGCCAAGGATTAAACAGATCGCTCCGGACGACGTTGAGATCAAAATGTTGAACGATGCATCCGTCTTCGTTAAGGACTCTATCGAGAACGTGGTTCACGAGATGGTATTAGCCGCAGGCCTTACCGGACTCGTAGTATTGCTGTTCTTAGGTTCTTGGAGAGCGACTACAATCATCGCTACCTCTATTCCTCTTTCTCTTTTGAGTTCACTCATCGGTCTTCACATGCTTCACGAATCCATTAACGTGATGACCTTGGGAGGTTTGGCATTGGCCGTCGGTATCCTCGTGGACGACGCCACGGTAATGATCGAGAATATCGACACCCACATTGAGATGGGCAAACCGTTAGAAACTGCAATCATTGATGCTGCGAACGAGATCGTGATCCCGACTTTCGTTGCGACACTCGCGATCGTGATCGTTTGGTTCCCTCTCTTCGAATTGAGCGGGGTTTCCGGCTGGCTCTTCAAGCCTATGGCAGAAGCGGTGGCATTGGCGATGATTGCTTCCTTCATTCTTTCCAGAACTCTTGTCCCTACCATGGCCAAGTATCTTCTGACTGCGCATGATCATGGACACGGAAATGGACATGGATCACATTCCAAACCTAGCGCGAAACCATCCAAGCAAATCCATGCAGTTCATCACGAAACATTTGTGACTAAGAGATTAAATCTTCCGATTACCTTGCTAGGCGAAGCGGTCGGATATCTGAAACGTTTTCAAAAAAGCTTCGAGCATGGATTTACAGACTTCAGAGAGCGTTACTATATCATACTGCAAAGAGTCATTGCGAACCGTAAGAAATTCGTGCTTGTATTCCTTTGCATTGCAACTGGTTCTCTTGTTCTATTCTATCTGAACGGAAGAGACTTCTTCCCAGAGATCAAGGCGGGAACCTTGCAAATGCATATGCGCGCTCCTCTTGGAACTCGTATTGAAGTTTCAGGAAGGATTGCTACTCTCGTTTCAGAAGATATTAAGAAATTACTTCCAGACAAGGTAGAAAGCGTTCTCAGTAACTGTGGACTTCCAGTAGGTCCTCACAACCTTGCGTTCATTCCTACTCCAACCATCGGTTCCCAGGACTGCGACTTAACGATCGAGCTGAAAGACGAAGAGTCTCCGGTTTGGGATTACAGACAGACCCTGAGAAAAGGTTTAACAGAACTTTATCCAGGAACCATATTCACCTTCCAACCTGCGGACTTGACTGCGAAGATTCTAAACTTCGGTTCCCCTTCCCCCATCGATATTCAAATCAACGGGATGGATTTGGAGCAGAACTTCGCATTCGCTCAAAAGCTACAGGGAAAACTTAGAACCATCCCTGGATCTGCGGACGTTGTGATCCAACAAACGATGAGCACTCCTACTCTGCTTGTGAACGGGAACAGAAGTCTCGGCATCAACGTTGATCTTCCTCTGAAAGCAGTTGCAGAGAATATGCTCTTAGCGACTTCGGGAAGCCAACAGATCGACCAAGAGTATTGGATGGATCGTAAGACCGGTCTTTCTTATCAGATCAATATCTATGTGCCTCAGCCTCAGATGAGAAGAACGGAAGACCTACTCACCGTTCCTATCAATAAGGGAGACCTAGAAGACAATTCTGAGAATCGGATCCAACTCTTAGGAAATCTCGCGACCATTACTCCTACAGGAACTCCTGGTCTCGTAACCCACCAAAACCTTTTGCCTCTGATAGACGTTTACGTTTCTGCAGAAGGAAGAGACTTGGGCGGTGTTCTTAGCGACGCGGAACGCATCATGGAATCCATGAAGAGCGAGCTTCCGAGAGGAGCCGCAATCGAGATCCTTGGCCAGGCAGAAACCATGAGAAGCGCTTATATCGAGCTCTTAGGTGGATTGGTTCTTGCGATCTTACTCGTGTATCTGTTGATCGTGGTGAACTTCCAGTCTTGGACAGATCCGTTCATCATCATCACAGCTCTTCCTGGAGCGTTAGCCGGAATTGCTTGGTCCCTATTCCTCACACGCACATATATTTCGGTGCCTGCATTAACAGGAGCGATCATGTGTATGGGAACAGCGACTGCAAACTCCATCTTAGTAGTATCTTATGCAAGAGACCGCTTGATGGTTCACGGAGATGCAGTCAAGGCTGCAATCGAAGCAGGTTATTCTCGGATCAGACCGGTAATCATGACAGCTTCCGCGATGATCATAGGAATGGTTCCTATGTCCATGAGTAATTCCCAAAACGCTCCGTTAGGTCGTGCCGTAATCGGAGGACTGTTAGTGGCAACATTCGCTACTCTCTTCTTCGTTCCATGTATCTACGCAATCGTATACAACAACAAATCAAACGCACAAAAAGGATAA
- a CDS encoding helix-turn-helix domain-containing protein produces the protein MTNNKPYRIKSINEFHQLRGLPKPEHPLISVVDYAAIRHSSEFNVTSWTLDFYSISLKRNSAVKMKYGHQEYDFDEGILFFMAPGQVFRIEVNSDLRPEHSGWILLIHPDFIWNTSLAKNIKKYEYFDYSVNEALFLSEKEEATANNTIQNIRQEYHSNIDRFSQDIIISQIETLLNYAERFYHRQFITRKITNHKVLDRLEIVLTEYFQEGDLKQKGLPSVQFVADALNVSPNYLSGLLKVLTGQSTQQHIHDKLIEKAKEKLSTTDLPIAAIAYELGFEHSQSFSKLFKSKTNLSPQEFRRSFN, from the coding sequence ATGACAAACAATAAGCCGTATAGGATCAAGAGCATCAATGAATTCCATCAGTTAAGGGGTCTCCCGAAACCGGAGCATCCTTTGATTAGCGTGGTGGATTATGCAGCGATTCGACACTCTTCAGAATTCAATGTTACTAGTTGGACCCTTGATTTTTATTCAATCTCGTTGAAGAGAAACTCTGCCGTAAAGATGAAATACGGACATCAGGAATACGATTTTGACGAGGGGATCTTGTTCTTTATGGCACCTGGTCAAGTCTTTAGGATTGAAGTAAATAGTGATCTTCGCCCGGAGCATTCCGGGTGGATATTGCTCATTCATCCCGATTTTATCTGGAATACATCCTTAGCAAAGAATATTAAAAAATATGAATATTTTGATTATTCGGTGAATGAAGCCTTATTTCTATCCGAAAAAGAAGAGGCCACCGCAAATAATACCATTCAAAATATTCGACAGGAGTATCATTCCAATATAGATAGATTCAGTCAGGATATAATTATCTCACAGATAGAAACATTGCTCAATTATGCGGAGAGATTCTATCATCGTCAGTTTATCACTAGAAAGATTACCAATCACAAGGTTTTAGATAGGTTGGAAATAGTTCTAACGGAATATTTTCAGGAAGGAGATCTGAAGCAAAAAGGACTTCCTTCGGTCCAATTCGTGGCAGATGCACTGAATGTTTCTCCGAACTATCTAAGCGGGTTGCTTAAGGTTCTGACCGGACAAAGCACTCAGCAGCATATTCATGATAAGTTGATCGAAAAGGCAAAAGAAAAATTGTCTACGACTGATCTTCCTATTGCCGCGATTGCCTACGAACTGGGCTTCGAACATTCCCAGTCTTTCAGTAAATTATTTAAAAGTAAAACGAATCTCTCTCCGCAAGAGTTCAGACGTTCTTTTAACTGA
- a CDS encoding helix-turn-helix domain-containing protein, with protein MSRIKVFLFLILVSGAFSQIYSQGDENKVGHLRILDRDHANWKQIDDFSVLLDWGFYPEPIDLRFRIGNLPEESKTEFLIFPWSHLDSVQVCDLKDNCLQAGFAHPVDQWLIPGIFPVFPLRKFLESSSEIKVRIQSRNYILSEVRLVSAEELYSITTLYSGIVFSLLALVIVQIAYLINSYVRLRSKWILYQILFSIGMGLTFLFVSGIASRYLFPGLGFPLSLGKKIMIGYLIISGTLWVSYFLKIKQNFKPVWYFYNSVNILTAILVALSFTQFPRLFISRSFTILYLAVTGTAIILSLIAMKRKTIQTRWFAMSMFSLLAIEILNIISYKTYFSFDGKSFLFFIGFFVPINIFLTSRVVRTRIRELEFEIALRRKELESFQNSVLENQSDSSNEKRKSTIIGINVDEALARLNRLLDEDKIYLEEELRISDLAAVLGLSVHQVSELLNQVLNISFPDLLKKYRIEEAKRIILNDPSVNILDLAFSVGFQSKSSFYDSFKKYTGLTPQEFRKSLLPDAPEE; from the coding sequence GTGTCTAGAATAAAAGTATTTCTATTTTTGATCCTGGTTTCTGGAGCCTTTTCTCAGATTTATTCCCAAGGGGATGAGAACAAGGTCGGTCACCTGCGCATTCTGGACCGGGATCACGCGAATTGGAAGCAGATCGATGATTTCTCGGTGCTTCTGGACTGGGGATTCTATCCGGAACCGATCGATCTTCGCTTTCGGATCGGGAATTTACCTGAGGAATCTAAGACCGAATTCTTAATTTTTCCATGGAGTCACCTGGATTCGGTTCAGGTTTGTGATCTCAAGGACAATTGCTTGCAGGCAGGTTTTGCTCATCCAGTCGACCAATGGCTGATTCCCGGCATTTTTCCCGTTTTTCCACTCCGTAAGTTCCTCGAGAGCAGCTCTGAAATTAAGGTGAGAATCCAATCTAGGAACTATATTCTTTCAGAGGTTCGCTTAGTAAGTGCAGAGGAGTTGTATTCCATTACTACTCTTTATTCCGGGATTGTGTTTTCACTTCTTGCACTTGTGATCGTTCAGATCGCATATCTGATCAATTCCTATGTTCGTCTTCGTTCCAAATGGATTCTGTATCAGATCCTTTTTTCCATAGGCATGGGGCTTACATTTTTATTCGTGTCGGGAATAGCATCCAGATACCTCTTTCCTGGACTCGGATTTCCTCTTTCCTTGGGAAAGAAGATCATGATCGGATACCTGATCATCTCTGGCACTCTTTGGGTTTCTTATTTTCTCAAGATCAAACAGAATTTCAAACCTGTTTGGTACTTCTATAACTCGGTCAATATTCTGACGGCAATATTAGTCGCCTTGAGTTTTACTCAGTTTCCTAGGTTATTTATTTCTCGCTCTTTTACGATCCTCTACTTGGCGGTGACTGGTACTGCGATTATCTTAAGCCTTATCGCGATGAAGCGAAAGACGATCCAGACTCGTTGGTTCGCTATGAGTATGTTCTCTCTTCTTGCGATAGAGATCCTGAATATCATCTCTTATAAGACCTACTTCTCCTTTGATGGTAAGAGTTTTCTTTTCTTTATAGGTTTCTTCGTTCCTATCAATATATTCCTGACAAGCCGAGTCGTTCGGACTCGAATCAGAGAATTGGAATTTGAGATCGCATTACGGAGGAAGGAGCTAGAGAGCTTCCAAAATAGTGTGCTTGAGAATCAGTCGGATTCTTCCAATGAAAAAAGGAAGTCGACTATCATAGGGATCAATGTGGACGAAGCCCTTGCTCGTCTGAACCGACTTCTTGACGAAGATAAGATCTATTTAGAGGAAGAGTTGCGCATCAGTGATCTTGCTGCTGTTCTGGGCTTATCCGTTCATCAGGTCTCCGAGCTTCTGAACCAAGTTTTGAATATATCCTTTCCGGATCTTCTTAAGAAATACAGGATAGAAGAGGCGAAGAGAATTATCTTAAACGATCCTTCTGTAAACATACTGGATCTTGCATTTTCGGTGGGATTCCAATCTAAGTCCTCATTTTACGATTCTTTTAAGAAGTATACGGGACTGACTCCTCAGGAGTTTAGAAAATCACTCTTGCCGGATGCTCCTGAAGAATGA
- a CDS encoding efflux RND transporter periplasmic adaptor subunit: MIPKLPKRKLLTLSSISFGGIFLCYVFYQQIHSAEKFKQEALEGSIPKVSVVNPEPPNPLETITLPGTIRAWYEAVIYAQVSGYVKMWYKDYGAEVKEGDVLARIRVPALDAEYAQAEADLDSQKAKYKLAAVTADRYLALRNSHAVSEQSISVAVADKNSEEAKMKSAEKNVDKFKARMNFKTIVSPFNGVVIQRNINVGDYVNQEGNIDDSKTPSNLFTVAEIHRMRLFVSVPGTFAYLLKPGLTAELTVQQFPNRKFVANFLTVAKGFDLNMRTVVAEFTIDNKDRSLWPGSYAQVTLTAAVKKDLLTIPSSSLVFDEKGTQVATVTDDNKIHFKPITINKIVDTIIEVRDGVDTSDRIVNNPSASLLEGDEVKVVEPRTGYADMNVTKKDNTKHAPVASK, encoded by the coding sequence ATGATCCCAAAATTACCTAAAAGAAAACTTTTAACTCTTTCTTCGATCTCATTCGGAGGTATATTCCTTTGCTATGTATTCTATCAACAGATTCATAGCGCGGAGAAGTTCAAACAGGAAGCACTGGAAGGTTCCATTCCTAAGGTTTCCGTAGTCAATCCAGAGCCTCCTAATCCGTTGGAGACAATCACTCTTCCTGGGACCATCAGAGCATGGTACGAAGCTGTAATCTACGCACAGGTCTCCGGTTATGTGAAGATGTGGTACAAGGATTACGGTGCGGAGGTGAAAGAAGGGGACGTTCTCGCAAGGATCCGAGTCCCTGCTCTGGATGCGGAATATGCGCAAGCAGAGGCAGATCTGGATTCTCAGAAAGCAAAGTACAAACTTGCTGCAGTTACCGCAGATCGTTATTTAGCATTAAGAAATTCTCATGCAGTTTCCGAGCAGTCCATTTCGGTCGCAGTTGCCGACAAAAACTCCGAAGAAGCTAAGATGAAATCCGCAGAGAAGAACGTGGACAAGTTTAAGGCAAGAATGAATTTCAAAACGATCGTTTCTCCATTTAACGGAGTCGTGATCCAAAGGAATATCAACGTTGGAGACTATGTAAACCAAGAAGGGAATATTGACGACAGCAAAACGCCTTCTAACCTTTTCACAGTTGCAGAGATCCACAGGATGAGATTATTCGTTTCCGTTCCGGGAACCTTTGCGTATCTCCTGAAGCCTGGTCTAACCGCAGAGTTAACAGTGCAGCAATTTCCGAACAGGAAATTTGTCGCGAACTTCCTTACTGTAGCTAAAGGCTTCGACCTGAATATGAGAACGGTAGTAGCAGAGTTCACAATCGATAACAAGGACAGATCTCTATGGCCTGGTTCTTACGCTCAAGTAACTCTTACCGCTGCGGTGAAGAAGGATCTCTTAACGATTCCTTCCAGTTCTCTTGTTTTCGATGAGAAAGGAACACAAGTAGCGACAGTTACCGATGACAACAAGATCCATTTCAAGCCGATCACAATCAACAAGATTGTCGATACCATCATTGAAGTAAGGGACGGAGTTGATACAAGCGATCGAATCGTAAACAACCCTTCCGCTTCTCTTTTAGAAGGAGACGAAGTAAAGGTGGTCGAGCCAAGAACTGGATATGCGGATATGAATGTTACTAAAAAAGATAATACAAAACATGCACCCGTAGCGTCCAAATGA
- a CDS encoding MBL fold metallo-hydrolase has translation MRSISNLSRNIRNVSSLLLIAILALGFVACASATLKPKIEVPSSQSLIQIQPIFHGSLVLTIGDKTIYVDPSWGGEKYKDLKKPDLIVITDIHPDHLDLKTLGEIATKDTPIIAPEAVAKEAKEYTHITRLKNGQSTSVNDISFTAVPMYNITKEHLDKHTKGRGNGYLIKFGGKTIYISGDTEDIKEMRSLKNIDIAFLCMNQPYTMTVEKAADAVKDFKPKVVYPYHYRGKDGLSDTEKFKALVKESSPSTTVELINWY, from the coding sequence ATGAGATCAATAAGCAATCTTTCTCGGAATATACGAAACGTTTCATCGCTACTACTTATCGCAATTCTTGCGTTAGGATTCGTTGCATGCGCATCAGCAACTTTGAAACCTAAAATAGAAGTCCCGAGTTCTCAAAGTCTCATCCAGATACAGCCGATCTTTCACGGAAGCCTTGTGCTTACGATCGGAGATAAAACGATCTATGTGGACCCTTCTTGGGGTGGAGAAAAATATAAGGATCTGAAAAAACCGGACCTGATCGTAATTACCGATATTCATCCGGACCACCTGGATCTAAAGACTTTGGGCGAGATTGCTACGAAAGACACTCCAATTATTGCTCCAGAAGCAGTCGCAAAAGAGGCAAAAGAATACACCCATATCACTCGCTTGAAAAACGGACAATCGACTTCGGTAAACGATATAAGTTTCACTGCTGTTCCGATGTATAATATTACTAAAGAACATTTAGATAAACATACCAAAGGAAGAGGAAACGGCTATCTGATCAAGTTCGGCGGAAAAACGATCTATATCTCCGGAGATACAGAAGATATCAAAGAAATGAGATCATTAAAGAATATTGATATTGCCTTTCTTTGCATGAACCAACCGTATACGATGACTGTCGAAAAAGCTGCAGACGCAGTGAAAGACTTCAAACCGAAAGTCGTTTATCCATATCACTACCGTGGAAAGGACGGACTGAGTGACACTGAAAAATTCAAAGCGCTCGTAAAGGAATCAAGCCCTAGCACAACTGTTGAATTGATCAACTGGTATTAA
- a CDS encoding efflux transporter outer membrane subunit, protein MSKTLYIKINKTTALRIVLRKWAALLLVPVLLVSCLSGPAIDLAPKYKSAEFVVPESWSGSGPFVKANPSEGEAIQSDWWRLFHDPVLNRLEELAISANPDLQAAAERFVQARDEMLKIRSQLIPHLGVGLSGSNNKQSDNRLFRGDGEHTREGTASLGSLASWEPDFWSSIRNSTRAQIYNAQSVAADYALARLSLQAELASDYFTFRGLNAQDNTYRISIEYYEQSLNLVNLRYRNGLAPELDVQRAKFLLSSTQAKRLDIQAKMRVIENAIAILVNRAPSNFKIPPVDDLQMASFKVPAILPATLLERRPDVASMERKMAMANRTIGIARAAFFPNISFNAGGGFEGGMNLVQLANSFWSYGSTVSLPIFQGGYRRAQLQQAWSAYRETEDNYRSTVLNAFREVENGLTETSLMSTQSERQDAAVDAALQVQNMTMALYQGGLSNSLELIYAQVSTMEARIDAILVKTELNKASVRLIRALGGGWKNDQLPPDDKIQPFNIFDIPGKKPDPAGGIDVNTDENNANAKDKDLTAPSLDK, encoded by the coding sequence ATGAGCAAAACCTTATACATAAAGATAAATAAAACAACCGCCTTACGAATCGTTCTTAGAAAATGGGCCGCGCTCTTACTAGTTCCAGTTTTACTTGTTTCTTGTTTGAGCGGTCCCGCGATAGATCTTGCTCCTAAGTATAAGAGCGCTGAGTTTGTGGTTCCGGAATCCTGGAGTGGATCCGGTCCCTTTGTTAAAGCAAATCCTTCTGAAGGAGAAGCGATACAAAGTGATTGGTGGAGGCTCTTTCACGATCCGGTACTGAATCGATTAGAGGAACTTGCGATCTCTGCAAACCCGGATTTGCAAGCCGCAGCAGAACGTTTCGTCCAAGCAAGAGATGAAATGCTTAAGATCCGTTCCCAATTGATTCCTCATTTAGGGGTAGGATTAAGCGGTTCGAATAATAAGCAATCCGACAACCGTCTGTTTCGTGGAGATGGAGAGCACACACGCGAAGGGACCGCATCTCTCGGAAGCCTTGCTTCTTGGGAACCTGACTTTTGGTCTTCTATCCGAAATTCTACGCGTGCTCAAATCTACAATGCTCAGTCAGTAGCGGCGGATTATGCCCTAGCTAGATTGAGCTTACAAGCAGAGCTCGCATCCGATTACTTCACCTTCAGAGGGTTGAATGCACAGGATAATACGTATCGAATCTCTATCGAGTATTATGAGCAGTCTCTTAATCTTGTAAACCTACGATACAGGAATGGGCTTGCTCCCGAACTGGATGTACAGAGAGCTAAGTTTCTTCTCTCCAGCACTCAGGCAAAACGCTTGGACATACAGGCTAAGATGCGAGTGATAGAAAATGCGATTGCGATCCTAGTCAACAGGGCTCCGTCCAATTTCAAGATCCCTCCTGTAGATGATCTACAAATGGCTTCGTTCAAGGTACCGGCAATTTTACCTGCCACCCTTTTGGAGCGTAGACCGGATGTAGCTTCTATGGAACGTAAAATGGCAATGGCGAACCGGACTATCGGGATCGCTCGTGCCGCCTTCTTTCCGAATATTTCGTTTAACGCAGGAGGAGGTTTCGAGGGGGGAATGAACTTAGTCCAGTTAGCGAATAGCTTCTGGTCTTATGGCTCGACTGTTTCTCTTCCCATCTTCCAAGGGGGCTATCGTAGAGCTCAATTGCAACAAGCATGGTCTGCGTATCGCGAAACGGAAGATAACTATCGCTCCACAGTATTGAACGCATTTAGAGAAGTGGAAAATGGTCTGACTGAAACTTCCCTCATGTCTACACAATCGGAACGCCAGGATGCCGCAGTGGATGCTGCCTTGCAGGTGCAGAATATGACCATGGCATTGTACCAAGGGGGACTCAGTAACAGCTTGGAATTGATTTATGCCCAGGTCAGTACCATGGAAGCTCGAATTGATGCCATTCTAGTCAAAACGGAATTGAATAAAGCGTCTGTTCGATTGATACGTGCGTTAGGCGGTGGTTGGAAGAACGATCAATTACCTCCGGACGATAAGATCCAACCATTCAATATCTTTGATATTCCTGGTAAGAAACCTGATCCTGCCGGCGGAATCGATGTGAATACGGATGAAAATAATGCCAATGCGAAGGACAAGGATCTAACAGCGCCTAGTTTGGATAAGTGA